One window of the Corynebacterium glutamicum ATCC 13032 genome contains the following:
- a CDS encoding DUF3263 domain-containing protein, giving the protein MLSADDLTLLEFEAHAPHAIGAKEEAIRATFGISPVRYYQRLNVIIDTPEAMKVNPTLVSRLRRRAGKID; this is encoded by the coding sequence ATGCTTTCCGCAGATGATTTAACCCTCCTCGAGTTTGAGGCTCACGCACCCCACGCAATCGGGGCTAAAGAGGAAGCCATTCGCGCCACTTTTGGTATCTCACCGGTGCGTTATTACCAACGCCTCAACGTGATCATCGATACCCCCGAAGCCATGAAAGTGAATCCAACTTTGGTGTCCAGGTTACGACGTCGCGCCGGAAAGATAGACTAA
- a CDS encoding glutamate--cysteine ligase, with the protein MGIEFKRSPRPTLGVEWEIALVDPETRDLAPRAAEILEIVAKNHPEVHLEREFLQNTVELVTGVCDTVPEAVAELSHDLDALKEAADSLGLRLWTSGSHPFSDFRENPVSEKGSYDEIIARTQYWGNQMLIWGIHVHVGISHEDRVWPIINALLTNYPHLLALSASSPAWDGLDTGYASNRTMLYQQLPTAGLPYQFQSWDEWCSYMADQDKSGVINHTGSMHFDIRPASKWGTIEVRVADSTSNLRELSAIVALTHCLVVHYDRMIDAGEELPSLQQWHVSENKWRAARYGLDAEIIISRDTDEAMVQDELRRLVAQLMPLANELGCARELELVLEILERGGGYERQRRVFKETGSWKAAVDLACDELNDLKALD; encoded by the coding sequence ATGGGCATTGAGTTTAAGCGTTCACCGCGACCCACCCTGGGCGTTGAGTGGGAAATTGCACTTGTTGATCCAGAAACACGTGATCTAGCCCCGCGCGCTGCAGAAATACTAGAGATTGTGGCCAAGAACCACCCTGAGGTGCACCTCGAGCGCGAATTCCTCCAAAACACCGTGGAGCTTGTCACCGGAGTGTGCGACACCGTCCCCGAAGCGGTGGCAGAGCTTTCCCACGATCTAGATGCGCTGAAAGAAGCAGCGGATTCTCTCGGGCTTCGGTTGTGGACCTCTGGATCCCACCCATTTTCGGATTTCCGCGAAAACCCAGTATCTGAAAAAGGCTCCTACGACGAGATCATCGCGCGCACCCAATACTGGGGAAACCAGATGTTGATTTGGGGCATTCACGTCCACGTGGGCATCAGCCATGAAGATCGCGTGTGGCCGATCATCAATGCGCTGCTGACAAATTACCCACATCTGTTGGCACTTTCTGCAAGCTCTCCAGCATGGGACGGACTTGATACCGGTTATGCCTCCAACCGGACGATGCTCTACCAACAGCTGCCTACAGCCGGACTGCCATACCAATTCCAAAGCTGGGATGAATGGTGCAGCTACATGGCGGATCAAGATAAATCCGGTGTCATCAACCACACCGGATCCATGCACTTTGATATCCGCCCCGCATCCAAATGGGGAACCATCGAAGTCCGCGTGGCCGATTCTACCTCCAACCTGCGGGAACTGTCTGCCATCGTGGCGTTGACCCACTGTCTCGTGGTGCACTACGACCGCATGATCGACGCTGGCGAAGAGCTTCCCTCCCTGCAACAATGGCACGTTTCGGAAAATAAATGGCGCGCGGCTAGGTATGGTCTGGATGCCGAAATCATCATTTCCAGAGACACCGATGAAGCGATGGTTCAAGACGAACTCCGCCGACTAGTAGCGCAATTGATGCCTCTAGCCAACGAACTCGGCTGCGCTCGTGAGCTTGAACTTGTGTTGGAAATCCTGGAACGTGGTGGTGGATACGAACGCCAACGCAGAGTGTTTAAAGAAACTGGCAGTTGGAAAGCTGCAGTTGATTTAGCCTGCGACGAACTCAACGACCTCAAAGCACTGGACTAA
- a CDS encoding PhzF family phenazine biosynthesis protein: MPSKISRPYYQVDVFSSEPFMGNPLAVIADADDLSAEQMARIARWTNLSETTFLLKPTQEGADYRVRIFTPTGELPFAGHPTLGTAHVFRELHGEQGTQLVQECVAGLVAVRAIDGPASGLAFQAPPTLKDGPLDASDLDAACEALGISPDFIRAHQWVDNGPGWAVVELPSAQHVLDLEPDFSAHPTLKLGVIGAYPEGAPHAFEVRAFAQGIGEDPVTGSLNASIAQWLHRDGRAGEGYLASQGTAIGRAGEIHISIESHAIWVGGSVTTIFQGTAEF, from the coding sequence ATGCCCTCTAAAATATCGCGGCCCTATTACCAAGTAGATGTATTCAGCTCCGAGCCGTTCATGGGAAACCCGCTTGCTGTCATCGCCGATGCTGATGACTTAAGTGCCGAACAAATGGCCCGAATCGCTAGGTGGACAAACCTCTCAGAAACCACATTTCTTTTAAAGCCAACCCAAGAAGGTGCTGACTACCGGGTACGCATTTTCACCCCAACCGGTGAGCTCCCCTTCGCTGGACACCCAACACTCGGAACCGCCCACGTGTTTAGGGAACTGCACGGTGAACAGGGAACCCAGTTGGTTCAGGAATGTGTCGCCGGTTTAGTTGCTGTGCGCGCTATTGACGGGCCAGCAAGTGGATTGGCTTTTCAGGCTCCACCCACACTCAAAGACGGGCCATTGGATGCTTCCGACCTAGACGCAGCTTGTGAGGCTTTAGGAATCAGCCCCGACTTCATTCGAGCCCACCAATGGGTAGACAACGGCCCCGGCTGGGCAGTAGTGGAGCTACCGAGCGCCCAACACGTATTGGATCTGGAACCCGATTTCAGTGCACATCCAACATTGAAACTCGGAGTGATTGGGGCCTATCCCGAAGGGGCTCCCCACGCTTTTGAAGTACGGGCATTCGCTCAAGGAATCGGTGAAGACCCAGTAACAGGAAGCCTCAATGCATCCATTGCGCAGTGGCTACACCGAGATGGTCGCGCCGGCGAAGGTTACTTGGCATCCCAAGGAACCGCCATCGGTCGCGCCGGGGAAATCCACATCAGTATTGAATCTCATGCGATTTGGGTGGGCGGCTCTGTGACCACGATCTTTCAAGGAACAGCAGAGTTTTAA
- a CDS encoding phospholipase D-like domain-containing protein: MIFQINLESWQTVGLIIDYTIKIIAIGYVPEGRRPSSSTAWLLAILLLPYVGLPLFLLMGSPYINRRRHRIQQEINDLIEDVHDDVPDIPTGMDVSAEVESVIKLNRRLTRMPAVTGGNNGFYSDYRESLKRMTAAIDEAEEYIYVEIYIMAWDSYTQPFFAALERAHNRGVKVRLLFDHVGSWKYPGYHRLKKELNRMGFAWYLMLPLQPWRRRFRRPDLRNHRKMLIIDGHTAFMGSQNLIAPSYLQKKNIKLGREWKDLMVELTGPIVSSMEMIFAGDWYVESNEALDIRDHAEAHGYIGNTQKDSATNLVQLIPSGPGYTTEPNLRMFNSIVHHAKERLILCSPYFIPDESLLEAVTSACYRGVTVELFVSEQADQFAIDHAQSSYYQALLEAGVKIYQFPKPDVLHTKYMIADPDDTTGNEALGVLGSSNLDIRSFGLNYEISLMIAKGNLIHELNALTDRYRTVSFKLTLDKWNQRSWRRRYVDNVMRLTSALQ; this comes from the coding sequence ATGATCTTTCAGATCAACCTCGAATCTTGGCAAACCGTTGGTTTGATCATCGACTACACCATCAAAATCATCGCCATTGGCTACGTACCCGAAGGACGCCGACCCAGCTCCTCCACCGCGTGGCTCCTGGCAATTTTGCTGCTCCCCTACGTCGGACTCCCACTGTTCCTGCTTATGGGATCGCCATACATCAACCGGCGACGCCACCGCATCCAACAAGAAATCAACGACCTCATCGAAGACGTCCACGACGACGTCCCCGACATCCCCACCGGAATGGATGTCTCCGCGGAAGTTGAATCTGTCATCAAACTCAACCGCCGCCTCACCCGCATGCCAGCAGTGACCGGCGGAAACAACGGCTTCTACTCCGACTACCGTGAATCCCTCAAACGGATGACCGCCGCAATCGACGAAGCCGAAGAATACATCTACGTCGAGATCTACATCATGGCCTGGGATTCCTACACCCAACCATTCTTCGCAGCACTCGAACGAGCCCACAACCGCGGCGTCAAAGTCCGACTCCTTTTCGACCACGTCGGCAGCTGGAAATACCCCGGCTACCACCGCCTCAAAAAAGAACTCAACCGCATGGGCTTCGCCTGGTACCTCATGCTCCCCCTCCAACCCTGGCGACGCCGCTTCCGCCGACCCGACCTGCGCAACCACCGCAAAATGCTCATCATCGACGGCCACACCGCATTCATGGGCTCCCAAAATCTCATCGCCCCGAGTTACCTACAAAAGAAAAACATCAAACTCGGCCGCGAATGGAAAGACCTCATGGTCGAACTCACCGGCCCCATCGTCTCCTCCATGGAAATGATCTTCGCCGGCGACTGGTACGTCGAATCCAACGAAGCCCTCGACATCCGCGACCACGCAGAAGCCCACGGCTACATCGGCAACACTCAAAAAGACTCCGCCACCAACCTCGTGCAGCTCATCCCCTCCGGCCCTGGTTACACCACAGAACCCAACCTGCGCATGTTCAACTCCATCGTTCACCACGCCAAAGAACGACTCATCTTGTGCAGCCCCTACTTCATCCCCGACGAATCCCTCCTCGAAGCCGTCACCTCAGCCTGCTACCGCGGAGTAACCGTCGAACTATTCGTCTCTGAACAAGCCGACCAATTCGCCATCGACCACGCCCAATCCTCCTACTACCAGGCACTCCTTGAAGCCGGCGTGAAAATCTACCAATTCCCCAAACCCGACGTCCTCCACACCAAGTACATGATCGCCGACCCCGACGACACCACCGGCAACGAAGCCCTCGGAGTCCTCGGATCCTCCAACCTCGACATCCGCAGCTTTGGCCTCAACTACGAAATCTCCCTGATGATCGCCAAAGGCAACCTCATCCACGAACTCAACGCCCTCACCGACCGTTACCGCACAGTAAGTTTCAAGCTCACCTTGGATAAGTGGAACCAGCGCAGTTGGCGGCGCCGCTACGTGGACAATGTCATGCGTTTGACCTCGGCGCTGCAGTAG
- a CDS encoding Na/Pi cotransporter family protein: MRWLLVLLSILVIIIGINLILDGVYGFGTFSTTQMYQVAKDPLIGVLIGILATALVQSSTTTTTLTVTAVGTGIVSVPVAIPIILGANIGTTITAMLVAFSYVGERREFKRAFTVAAMHVWFNVLVILVLFVVELLFHPFRTISGAIATEITLTTGGSLPTSGVMTKIFDPPTQLLGMNGLIGSIGNPSISAIVCLVVGTILILISVRAMSSQIRTITAATVTSIMDKVINPENSPKATILSNFWSFILGVLFTLMVTASSVTVASMQPVAASGVVKQKPLLGVILGANVGTTVTAMFATFAIVSDQGEFAIQAALIHLIVNFTGALLVLCIPQLANVIIHLAEKTANLTARSYSITLATIVTAYVLVPSAVLMIYFFI; the protein is encoded by the coding sequence GTGCGTTGGCTCTTGGTATTGTTGTCCATTTTGGTCATCATCATTGGCATCAACCTCATCTTGGACGGTGTCTACGGATTTGGTACTTTTTCAACCACCCAGATGTACCAAGTTGCGAAAGATCCACTCATTGGTGTGCTGATCGGTATCTTGGCTACGGCCTTGGTGCAATCATCAACCACCACCACAACGTTGACGGTGACTGCAGTTGGTACGGGCATTGTGTCGGTGCCTGTGGCGATTCCGATCATTCTTGGCGCAAATATCGGTACGACGATCACCGCGATGCTCGTTGCGTTTTCTTATGTGGGTGAACGCAGGGAGTTTAAGCGAGCTTTTACGGTTGCCGCCATGCATGTGTGGTTTAACGTGCTCGTCATTCTTGTTCTATTTGTTGTGGAATTGCTCTTTCATCCATTCCGCACAATTAGTGGTGCGATCGCAACGGAGATCACACTGACAACTGGTGGCTCTTTGCCTACCAGTGGTGTGATGACCAAGATTTTTGATCCCCCAACCCAACTTCTGGGTATGAATGGTCTTATCGGTTCGATCGGCAATCCTAGTATTTCGGCGATTGTATGTCTTGTGGTGGGCACCATTCTTATTCTGATTTCGGTGCGTGCCATGAGTTCTCAGATCCGAACCATTACGGCAGCGACCGTAACCTCAATTATGGACAAGGTGATCAATCCAGAGAACAGCCCCAAGGCGACGATTCTTTCCAATTTCTGGAGCTTCATTCTTGGAGTTTTGTTCACGCTCATGGTCACTGCCTCGTCAGTGACCGTGGCTTCCATGCAGCCAGTGGCTGCCTCTGGTGTCGTTAAGCAAAAGCCATTGCTGGGCGTCATTTTGGGTGCCAACGTGGGCACCACGGTGACCGCAATGTTTGCTACTTTCGCGATTGTCAGCGATCAGGGTGAGTTCGCTATTCAGGCTGCGTTGATCCACCTCATTGTGAACTTCACCGGCGCATTACTAGTGCTGTGTATTCCGCAGCTTGCCAATGTGATTATTCACTTGGCCGAGAAAACTGCGAACCTCACTGCCCGCAGTTACTCCATCACCCTGGCCACAATTGTAACGGCCTATGTCTTGGTTCCTTCAGCTGTGTTGATGATTTACTTCTTCATTTAA
- a CDS encoding alpha/beta fold hydrolase yields MVESQHIIFIPESQQTPDEFTEVVNEIPAGIKPRIVPWSGSVSAGVQAVESILDREEIRRVILVGAGTGAGVALEIAKNQPRRVERLVLDSPLVTFDEKQLKGMSTALKMMPGFFFRKKNKKDLLQQVEEARTAVPMGFSEITMPTLIIRGSAAKAGIDSDLEKQIPSARATTIIGANWLTYTTHGRQTGAAIAEFLAQ; encoded by the coding sequence ATGGTGGAATCCCAACACATCATTTTCATCCCGGAATCCCAACAAACACCCGACGAGTTTACCGAGGTAGTCAACGAGATTCCCGCCGGAATCAAACCACGGATCGTACCGTGGAGCGGTAGTGTTTCCGCAGGTGTGCAGGCTGTGGAATCCATCCTCGACCGTGAAGAAATCCGGCGCGTCATCCTGGTCGGCGCTGGAACCGGAGCTGGAGTGGCGTTGGAAATTGCCAAGAACCAACCCCGCCGCGTGGAACGCCTCGTGCTGGATTCACCGTTGGTGACCTTTGATGAGAAACAACTCAAAGGCATGAGCACCGCACTGAAAATGATGCCAGGATTCTTCTTCCGAAAGAAGAACAAGAAAGACCTCCTGCAGCAGGTAGAAGAAGCCCGTACTGCAGTTCCGATGGGATTTTCCGAGATTACCATGCCGACGTTAATCATCCGAGGCTCCGCTGCGAAGGCTGGAATTGATTCTGACTTGGAAAAACAAATCCCGAGCGCTCGGGCTACCACCATTATTGGTGCCAATTGGCTGACTTACACAACGCATGGACGCCAAACTGGTGCTGCGATTGCGGAATTCCTCGCCCAATAG
- a CDS encoding peptide deformylase: MTVRPIVIHGDPVLHNPTQLVTEDVSELQELIADMYETMDVANGVGLAANQIGVSKRIFVYDCPDDEGVMHKGCFINPVLETSEIPETMPADDGSDEEGCLSVPGEGFPTGRAHWAKVTGLNEKGEEVSVEAEGFLARCFQHEVGHLDGFLYTDVLIGRWKRMAKKAIKANGWTEPGLTWMPGEDEDPFGHDA; encoded by the coding sequence ATGACTGTCCGACCAATCGTTATTCATGGAGATCCTGTTCTCCACAACCCTACCCAGCTTGTTACTGAGGATGTCTCTGAACTGCAGGAACTAATTGCAGATATGTACGAGACGATGGATGTCGCCAATGGTGTGGGTCTTGCGGCCAACCAGATTGGTGTGTCCAAGCGCATTTTTGTTTATGACTGTCCTGATGATGAGGGCGTGATGCACAAGGGTTGTTTCATCAATCCTGTGTTGGAAACCTCTGAAATCCCAGAGACCATGCCTGCCGATGATGGCTCCGACGAGGAAGGCTGCCTGTCTGTTCCTGGCGAGGGCTTCCCCACTGGCCGTGCTCATTGGGCGAAGGTTACTGGACTGAATGAAAAGGGCGAGGAAGTTTCTGTTGAGGCTGAGGGTTTCTTGGCTCGTTGCTTCCAGCATGAGGTTGGCCACCTTGATGGTTTCTTGTACACCGATGTGTTGATTGGTCGGTGGAAGCGCATGGCTAAGAAGGCTATTAAGGCCAATGGGTGGACTGAGCCTGGTTTGACCTGGATGCCGGGTGAAGATGAGGATCCTTTCGGGCATGACGCCTAG
- a CDS encoding multidrug effflux MFS transporter, with protein sequence MQKKQQLSTALIMGLALLSASSALATDMYLPAMPGIAEDLGTTAPMVQLTLSSFMAGMAIGQLIIGPLSDQLGRKGLLVAGAVAALVASVVCALAPSISVLVIARLVQGLGGGACVVIARAIVPDLERGQKAAHAFALLMIIQGIAPVVAPLIGGVLVGPFGWRGIFWALALVNFAQLLVALLQIKESKPVEERTAAGLGGMLSNYVFVLKNPQFLAYVFTLGLSFGAMFSYISASPFVLQNQMGIPVLLYSIIFGVNAFGLIVGGMVNRRLLQRIHPHRIMQTVLASFTVLCALLLIEVLFINWIPLFLLLLFLIVSHIPMVMANATALGTEVVRSRAGSGSAILGFVQFTMGALVSSLVGLGSDKALTMGIAMTACALLACGCAYLAGRKGIPEMK encoded by the coding sequence ATGCAGAAAAAACAACAGCTGAGCACCGCCCTGATTATGGGATTGGCATTATTGTCAGCCAGCTCCGCGCTAGCGACTGATATGTATTTGCCGGCAATGCCTGGTATTGCGGAAGATTTGGGGACAACTGCACCGATGGTGCAGTTAACTCTTTCTTCCTTTATGGCTGGAATGGCGATTGGCCAATTGATCATTGGTCCTTTGTCGGATCAATTGGGAAGGAAAGGCCTGCTCGTTGCAGGTGCGGTGGCTGCGCTGGTCGCTAGTGTGGTGTGCGCGCTGGCGCCGTCGATAAGCGTATTAGTGATCGCACGCCTGGTGCAGGGGCTTGGCGGCGGTGCGTGCGTGGTGATTGCGCGCGCGATCGTGCCAGACCTTGAACGCGGACAAAAGGCTGCGCACGCCTTTGCACTGCTGATGATTATTCAGGGAATTGCTCCCGTGGTAGCTCCGCTCATTGGTGGTGTGCTGGTCGGGCCTTTTGGCTGGCGGGGAATTTTCTGGGCACTTGCACTGGTGAATTTTGCGCAGCTGCTTGTTGCTTTGCTGCAGATTAAGGAGTCGAAGCCAGTTGAAGAGCGTACCGCAGCAGGACTTGGCGGAATGCTGTCCAACTATGTCTTTGTGCTGAAGAATCCTCAATTTTTGGCATATGTATTCACATTGGGGCTGTCTTTTGGGGCGATGTTCTCCTACATTTCGGCGTCGCCGTTCGTGCTGCAGAATCAAATGGGCATTCCGGTACTGCTGTATTCCATTATTTTCGGAGTGAATGCTTTTGGTTTGATTGTGGGCGGAATGGTCAATAGGCGACTTCTGCAGCGGATTCATCCACACCGCATCATGCAAACTGTGCTGGCCAGTTTTACTGTGCTGTGTGCGCTTTTGCTGATTGAAGTGCTGTTTATTAATTGGATACCGCTGTTCCTGTTGCTGCTGTTTCTTATCGTTTCCCATATTCCGATGGTTATGGCTAACGCGACAGCTCTGGGAACTGAAGTGGTGCGAAGCAGGGCGGGATCGGGTTCTGCAATTTTGGGTTTCGTGCAATTCACGATGGGTGCTTTGGTGAGTTCACTGGTCGGATTAGGCTCTGATAAGGCTTTGACTATGGGAATCGCAATGACTGCTTGTGCACTGCTGGCGTGTGGGTGTGCGTACCTGGCAGGTCGAAAAGGTATTCCAGAAATGAAGTAG
- a CDS encoding LytR C-terminal domain-containing protein, whose amino-acid sequence MTSDMQNSPQHSATPSEEKQGGLPMRGLAMILIAVAVLLAAWALWSMQGKDDTSTTSAGQTQSTETNAGTIAESSGSSDSEQASAEPGTSEETSAEQPAADGEAANAAGAAAAGGASSANGNSTPVNTLYVLNNSTVPQLAARVADSLSGDYQKVESGNLPDTIIPQNTVYFTAGNTEAEKAARELADRVSGVAMERSDALPTETEGKDALVLVLVQDVAL is encoded by the coding sequence ATGACTTCGGACATGCAGAATTCTCCACAGCACTCGGCCACGCCTTCAGAAGAAAAACAAGGCGGACTGCCCATGCGCGGTTTGGCCATGATTTTGATCGCCGTGGCCGTATTGCTCGCAGCGTGGGCACTGTGGTCAATGCAGGGCAAAGACGACACCTCCACCACCAGCGCCGGACAAACCCAGTCCACGGAAACCAACGCGGGAACTATTGCTGAATCTTCTGGCTCTTCGGATTCCGAGCAGGCATCAGCAGAACCTGGAACCTCCGAAGAAACCTCTGCTGAGCAGCCAGCTGCAGATGGCGAAGCCGCTAATGCTGCTGGGGCCGCTGCTGCTGGTGGCGCTAGTTCGGCTAACGGCAACTCCACCCCAGTGAACACTCTGTACGTGCTCAACAACTCCACCGTCCCACAACTTGCAGCACGAGTGGCAGACAGCCTAAGCGGTGACTACCAAAAGGTAGAGTCCGGAAACCTTCCAGACACCATCATTCCGCAGAACACTGTGTACTTCACCGCTGGAAACACCGAAGCTGAAAAGGCTGCACGTGAACTCGCTGACCGCGTCAGTGGCGTAGCAATGGAACGCAGCGATGCACTGCCAACCGAAACAGAAGGCAAAGATGCCCTCGTTTTGGTGCTGGTCCAAGACGTAGCGCTGTAG
- a CDS encoding exodeoxyribonuclease III: protein MRIVNWNVNSARTRVDRMVDFLLRHDVDVLAVQETKCKDEQFPTERFTEIGYEVAHFGLNQWNGVAIISRVGIENVETHFPAQPGFNKDITKEQSIEARAIGARCGGVQVWSLYVPNGREIADPHYDYKLRWLFSLRNYVIDTLEYRPEEKLVLLGDFNIAPTDIDVWDIAAFEGKTHVTEPERAAFDGLIEAGLKETTPGPGTYTYWDYKGARFLKGEGMRIDFQLASPALAATAGETFVDVEERSGTGASDHAPVIVDYKV from the coding sequence ATGCGCATCGTTAATTGGAACGTCAACTCTGCTCGCACTCGTGTGGACCGGATGGTCGATTTTTTGCTTCGCCATGATGTTGATGTATTAGCGGTGCAGGAAACCAAGTGTAAAGATGAGCAATTTCCCACCGAGCGTTTCACCGAAATCGGCTATGAGGTAGCCCATTTCGGCCTTAACCAGTGGAATGGTGTCGCCATTATTTCCCGCGTTGGCATTGAAAATGTGGAAACCCACTTCCCTGCCCAACCGGGATTCAACAAAGACATCACCAAGGAACAATCCATCGAAGCCCGCGCCATCGGCGCCCGCTGCGGTGGTGTCCAGGTGTGGAGCCTCTATGTTCCCAACGGCCGCGAAATCGCAGATCCTCACTACGACTACAAACTGCGCTGGCTATTCTCCCTGCGCAACTACGTGATCGACACCTTGGAATACCGCCCCGAGGAAAAACTGGTGTTGCTCGGCGACTTCAACATCGCGCCCACAGACATCGACGTCTGGGACATCGCAGCCTTCGAAGGAAAAACCCACGTCACCGAACCAGAACGTGCAGCTTTCGACGGCCTCATCGAAGCCGGACTCAAAGAAACCACCCCCGGACCTGGTACCTACACCTACTGGGATTACAAAGGCGCACGCTTCCTCAAAGGCGAAGGCATGCGCATCGATTTCCAGCTCGCATCCCCGGCCCTTGCTGCAACCGCGGGTGAAACCTTTGTGGACGTTGAAGAACGCAGCGGAACCGGCGCCTCTGACCACGCACCAGTCATCGTTGATTACAAGGTGTAA
- a CDS encoding N-acetylglutamate synthase, CG3035 family, whose protein sequence is MTPSLPRFRSQKPAVGDRVVARRRIPGANVHWTDVIGHVIGVDPLVVRPQSVGGMPSDAEEIVIPDDQLEVIKILSPRTIRNSDIRAVEVATAKAFPGLVNEWHDGWLLRAGDGIAERSNSASPLGPSVGFEPVPMEDISRFYARHDLPVKLHIPERIGRPAQKVIDADPQKWVMGPEILVMTKSLDHVESHELPGGLEFSVDKQPDQEWLGMYHFRGQALPAHALELLRTQIEGRMGFGRLTTPAGQTVAITRATITAAEERIFLGYSAVEVDPAFRRQGLGTALGSRIQEWGAEQHAQEAYLQVVAHNEAGIGLYQKLGFSEHHRHRYAERKF, encoded by the coding sequence ATGACGCCTAGTCTTCCCCGTTTCCGCAGCCAGAAACCTGCCGTCGGCGATCGTGTTGTTGCACGTCGCCGGATTCCTGGTGCCAATGTGCATTGGACAGATGTCATTGGCCATGTGATTGGGGTGGATCCGTTGGTGGTTCGCCCGCAGTCGGTTGGTGGGATGCCGTCTGATGCGGAAGAAATTGTCATTCCTGATGATCAGCTTGAGGTGATTAAGATTTTGTCGCCGCGCACCATTAGGAATTCGGATATTCGTGCGGTGGAGGTTGCCACGGCGAAGGCCTTTCCGGGGCTGGTCAATGAGTGGCATGATGGTTGGCTGCTGCGTGCCGGTGATGGCATTGCGGAGCGTTCTAATTCTGCGTCGCCACTCGGCCCAAGTGTCGGTTTTGAGCCGGTACCGATGGAGGATATTTCGCGGTTTTATGCACGTCACGATCTCCCCGTGAAGCTGCACATTCCGGAGCGGATTGGTCGGCCTGCGCAGAAAGTCATTGACGCCGATCCCCAGAAATGGGTGATGGGCCCGGAGATTTTGGTGATGACGAAATCTTTGGACCATGTGGAGTCGCACGAATTGCCCGGTGGCCTAGAATTTAGCGTCGATAAGCAGCCTGACCAGGAGTGGCTGGGCATGTACCATTTCCGCGGACAGGCGTTGCCCGCTCACGCCCTTGAGCTTTTGCGCACGCAAATCGAGGGCCGCATGGGGTTCGGGCGCCTGACCACGCCGGCGGGGCAAACCGTCGCGATCACGCGCGCCACCATCACGGCTGCGGAGGAGCGCATATTTTTGGGCTATTCAGCGGTCGAGGTGGATCCTGCTTTTCGACGTCAGGGGCTGGGCACCGCGCTCGGCTCGCGCATCCAGGAGTGGGGCGCCGAGCAACACGCACAGGAGGCATATCTCCAGGTTGTCGCCCATAATGAAGCAGGTATCGGCCTGTATCAAAAGCTCGGGTTCAGTGAACACCACCGACACCGGTACGCCGAACGGAAATTCTAA
- a CDS encoding multidrug ABC transporter permease, with amino-acid sequence MINTIRSEWTKLVTTKSFWWTTALILVFSLGYAALTGSLATGESFASLFLLAGSTVTGLYLLGFVVIMIQSIMMFTTEFRFGYQTQTFLATPKRWVVAVSKWLLYLVFAVVLTFITVILCFYLAKALASDTASSTLVVWEDTQARRIMWQYPLAAALLVTFCSGIALLLRQTAGAVALVLMWHFAIENLLSFLPRIGEYVGKYGPFTNLYAFITDYQSIDPGWSTTMGAVYFGAWAFVLFALGIVVLEKKDA; translated from the coding sequence ATGATTAATACCATCCGCTCCGAATGGACCAAACTTGTCACCACCAAATCCTTCTGGTGGACAACCGCACTAATTCTGGTCTTCAGCCTGGGATACGCAGCGCTCACCGGATCACTCGCCACCGGCGAAAGCTTTGCATCACTGTTCCTTCTCGCAGGCAGCACAGTCACCGGCCTTTACCTCCTTGGCTTCGTGGTGATCATGATCCAATCCATCATGATGTTCACCACCGAATTTCGATTCGGCTACCAAACCCAAACCTTCCTCGCCACACCAAAACGCTGGGTTGTCGCCGTTTCCAAATGGTTGCTGTACCTCGTGTTCGCCGTAGTGTTGACCTTCATCACCGTGATTCTGTGCTTCTATCTAGCCAAAGCCCTGGCATCAGACACTGCAAGCTCCACCCTGGTGGTGTGGGAAGATACGCAAGCACGACGAATCATGTGGCAATACCCACTGGCAGCAGCACTATTGGTAACTTTCTGTTCCGGAATTGCGCTCCTGCTGCGTCAAACTGCAGGAGCAGTGGCACTGGTGCTTATGTGGCACTTCGCTATCGAAAACCTCCTGTCTTTCTTGCCACGCATCGGCGAATACGTCGGCAAGTATGGTCCCTTCACCAACCTCTACGCATTCATCACCGACTATCAATCAATTGATCCAGGATGGTCCACCACCATGGGAGCGGTGTACTTCGGAGCGTGGGCATTCGTGCTGTTCGCACTCGGAATCGTCGTCCTAGAAAAGAAAGACGCCTAA